One genomic region from Jiangella sp. DSM 45060 encodes:
- a CDS encoding acyl-CoA desaturase: MSETSPGSTAATGTEAVPRRVRYVSTYTELAQQVRAAGLLRRRYGYYWSRIIITVAVLAGIWVGFAFLGDTWFQLLLAAGLGVVFTQLTFLGHDSAHRQIFRSHHWNDWTSRVLAGVFVGLSHGWWMGKHSRHHANPNKEGSDPDIGPSAFAFTPAIAANRRGLAARLTRWQGYFFPLALFMGLALHIASFQRLLHQRQLKHRWWEVAFIAGRFGGYVTVLLLVLPPGKAAAFFGVQMALFGLLLGGAFAPNHLGMPIVPPDLKIDFLRRQVLMSRNISGGRLTTFAMGGLNYQIEHHLFPSMPRPNLRRARALVRDHCAKHDVRYTETSFVGAYRVIVRYLNTVEHATTDPFRCPLATRLRT, encoded by the coding sequence CCGGGCTCGACGGCCGCGACGGGTACTGAGGCCGTGCCGCGGCGGGTGCGGTACGTGAGCACGTACACCGAGCTGGCCCAGCAGGTACGGGCCGCTGGGCTGCTTCGCCGCCGCTACGGCTACTACTGGTCCAGGATCATCATCACGGTCGCGGTCCTCGCCGGTATCTGGGTGGGCTTCGCGTTCCTCGGCGACACGTGGTTCCAGCTGCTCCTCGCCGCCGGATTGGGCGTCGTGTTCACCCAGCTCACCTTCCTGGGACACGACAGCGCACACCGGCAGATCTTCCGGTCCCATCACTGGAACGACTGGACCTCCCGGGTGCTGGCAGGGGTGTTCGTCGGGCTCAGCCACGGCTGGTGGATGGGCAAGCACAGCCGCCACCACGCCAACCCCAACAAGGAGGGATCGGACCCCGACATCGGGCCCAGCGCTTTCGCCTTCACCCCGGCCATCGCCGCGAATCGGCGCGGCCTGGCGGCTCGCCTCACCCGCTGGCAGGGCTACTTCTTCCCCCTTGCGCTGTTCATGGGCCTCGCCCTGCACATCGCCAGCTTTCAGCGGCTGCTGCATCAGCGACAGCTCAAGCACCGCTGGTGGGAAGTCGCGTTCATCGCCGGACGCTTCGGCGGGTACGTCACCGTGCTGCTGCTGGTACTGCCGCCGGGCAAGGCCGCCGCGTTCTTCGGTGTCCAGATGGCCCTGTTCGGCCTCCTGCTCGGCGGCGCCTTCGCGCCGAACCACCTCGGCATGCCGATCGTCCCGCCCGACCTGAAGATCGACTTCCTGCGTCGGCAGGTCCTGATGTCACGCAACATCAGCGGGGGCAGGCTCACCACCTTCGCGATGGGCGGGCTCAACTACCAGATCGAACACCATCTGTTCCCGAGCATGCCCCGCCCCAACCTCCGCCGGGCCCGAGCCCTCGTCCGGGACCACTGCGCCAAGCACGATGTCCGCTACACCGAAACCAGCTTCGTCGGCGCCTACCGCGTGATCGTCCGCTACCTCAACACCGTCGAACACGCCACGACAGACCCGTTCCGCTGCCCGCTCGCCACCCGACTCCGTACCTGA
- a CDS encoding Glu/Leu/Phe/Val dehydrogenase dimerization domain-containing protein, with amino-acid sequence MTKASPLVFGRHTGHEQVVFCHDAGSGLRAIIALHSTALGPALGGTRFYPYESEDAALEDVLHLSRGMTYKNALAGLDHGGGKAVIIGDPELDKSETQLRAYGRFVESLGGRYITACDVGTYVADMDVVARESRWVTGRSPAEGGAGDSSVLTAFGVFQGMRAAAERLWGGTSLAGRRVGIAGVGKVGSKLTGLLLDEGASVVVTDVSEHALDQLRAAHPQVDVVDDTTALLGAGIDVYAPCALGGALDDHTMTLLTEGKVAAVCGGANNQLAHAGIEKSLDDAGILYAPDYVVNSGGVIQVADELHGFSFDRAKTKATKIFDTTREIFQLAADDGVPPAVAADRLAERRIAAVSRLRDVYLGR; translated from the coding sequence ATGACCAAGGCGTCGCCGCTGGTGTTCGGTCGACACACCGGACACGAGCAGGTCGTTTTCTGCCACGATGCCGGAAGCGGCCTACGAGCCATCATCGCGCTCCACTCCACCGCCCTCGGACCCGCCCTCGGCGGTACCCGCTTCTACCCGTATGAATCCGAGGACGCCGCACTCGAGGACGTCCTGCACCTCTCCCGCGGCATGACCTACAAGAACGCCCTCGCCGGTCTCGACCACGGCGGCGGCAAGGCGGTCATCATCGGCGACCCCGAGCTGGACAAGTCCGAGACGCAACTGCGCGCCTACGGCCGGTTCGTCGAGTCCCTCGGCGGCCGCTACATCACCGCGTGCGACGTCGGCACCTACGTCGCCGACATGGACGTCGTCGCCCGCGAGAGCCGATGGGTCACCGGCCGCTCGCCGGCCGAGGGCGGCGCCGGCGATTCCAGCGTGCTCACCGCGTTCGGCGTGTTCCAGGGCATGCGCGCGGCCGCCGAGCGGCTGTGGGGTGGCACCAGCCTGGCCGGACGGCGGGTCGGCATCGCCGGCGTCGGCAAGGTCGGCTCCAAGCTGACCGGCCTGCTGCTCGACGAAGGCGCCTCCGTCGTCGTCACCGACGTGTCCGAGCACGCGCTCGACCAGCTGCGCGCCGCGCACCCGCAGGTCGACGTCGTCGACGACACCACCGCGCTGCTGGGCGCCGGCATCGACGTGTACGCGCCGTGCGCGCTGGGCGGCGCCCTCGACGACCACACCATGACGTTGCTCACCGAGGGCAAGGTGGCCGCGGTCTGCGGCGGGGCGAACAACCAGCTCGCCCATGCCGGCATCGAGAAGAGCCTCGACGACGCCGGCATCCTCTACGCGCCCGACTACGTCGTGAACTCCGGCGGAGTCATCCAGGTCGCCGATGAGCTGCACGGATTCTCGTTCGATCGGGCCAAGACGAAGGCCACGAAGATCTTCGACACCACGCGCGAGATCTTCCAGCTGGCCGCCGACGACGGCGTCCCTCCGGCCGTCGCCGCCGACCGTCTGGCCGAGCGCCGAATCGCCGCCGTCAGCCGATTGCGCGACGTCTACCTGGGCCGATGA
- a CDS encoding DUF6886 family protein, whose protein sequence is MRPEPGQVLHFSEDPGITRFVPHVAATARQPEAYVWAVDAQRSPDYWFPRQCPRALAWVTPATTQADRDRIIGAGSGDRVHAIEYRWLESMRTVRLFAYRLPATVFRPFGSPEPHACVATEPVEPLGPAEPVGDLLRLHEEAGIQLRVLTALGPFWDAVVNSSVGFSGIRLRNAAA, encoded by the coding sequence ATGCGACCCGAACCCGGCCAGGTGCTGCATTTCTCCGAGGACCCCGGCATCACCCGGTTCGTCCCCCATGTCGCGGCGACCGCCAGACAGCCAGAGGCCTACGTCTGGGCGGTCGACGCGCAACGGTCCCCCGACTACTGGTTCCCACGGCAGTGCCCGCGGGCCCTGGCCTGGGTCACGCCGGCCACCACGCAGGCCGACCGCGACCGGATCATCGGCGCCGGTAGCGGTGATCGCGTGCACGCCATCGAGTACCGCTGGCTGGAATCGATGCGCACGGTGCGGCTGTTCGCCTACCGGCTTCCGGCGACGGTGTTCCGGCCGTTCGGCTCGCCCGAGCCGCACGCCTGCGTGGCCACCGAGCCGGTCGAACCGCTGGGTCCGGCCGAGCCCGTCGGAGACCTGCTCCGGCTGCACGAGGAGGCCGGAATCCAATTGCGGGTCCTGACCGCCCTCGGCCCGTTCTGGGACGCGGTCGTCAACAGCTCGGTCGGATTCAGCGGGATCCGGCTGCGCAACGCGGCAGCGTGA
- a CDS encoding DHA2 family efflux MFS transporter permease subunit — MRRWHGNPWAILLTLCLGFFMTLLDVTIVNIAIPSMMTELGASLDEILWVINAYVIMLAVLVITAGRLGDLRGQRTMFIIGVAVFTLASLACGLSQGPVMLIACRVVQGIGAAILMPQTSALLITTFPPEKRGTAFGIWGAVAGVATVAGPTLGGLLVTVFDWRWIFFVNVPVGVLVLAMAWSIIPESARRERHRLDVPGVLLASAALVLLTFGLVEGERFGWGQVWEFVSIPALLVAGSVLLAVFLVLQALRQDREPLIPFGLFHDRNYSVMNGVAGLVAIGMVGTFLPITIYLQTVLGHTALEAGLTLAPMSVVSMFVAPFAGRFSDRVGGKFILIAGLLLYGGGVLSFAVVATDTAQWWHFLPSLLVAGLGLGCIFAPMNTVAMRDVPGRVAGAASGVLNTNRQLGQVVGSAVVGAVLQGLLASRLHSEAVAAATALPPDARQPFIDGFAGAAEGGLQVSGAEGGIDMALPPGVSQEVAGKIAEMAHDVFIQGYVDAMKPTLIVPVAAVACGALLCLAVKGGRTRREAEVGGAGTRTISDAG, encoded by the coding sequence GTGCGGCGATGGCACGGGAACCCGTGGGCGATCCTGCTCACCTTGTGTCTGGGCTTCTTCATGACGTTGCTCGACGTGACGATCGTCAACATCGCCATCCCCAGCATGATGACCGAGCTCGGCGCGTCGCTGGACGAGATCCTGTGGGTGATCAACGCCTACGTGATCATGCTGGCGGTGCTGGTCATCACGGCCGGCCGGCTCGGCGACCTGCGCGGCCAGCGCACCATGTTCATCATCGGCGTCGCGGTGTTCACTCTGGCGTCGCTGGCCTGCGGGCTGTCGCAGGGCCCCGTCATGCTGATCGCCTGCCGCGTCGTGCAGGGCATCGGCGCCGCGATCCTGATGCCACAGACGTCCGCGCTGCTCATCACGACCTTCCCGCCGGAGAAACGCGGGACGGCGTTCGGCATCTGGGGCGCTGTGGCCGGTGTCGCCACCGTCGCCGGGCCGACGCTGGGCGGGCTGCTGGTGACGGTGTTCGACTGGCGGTGGATCTTCTTCGTCAACGTGCCGGTGGGCGTCCTCGTGCTGGCCATGGCGTGGTCGATCATCCCGGAGTCGGCCCGGCGCGAACGGCACCGGCTGGACGTCCCCGGCGTGCTGCTGGCCAGCGCGGCGCTCGTGCTGCTGACCTTCGGGCTGGTCGAGGGCGAGCGGTTCGGGTGGGGGCAGGTGTGGGAGTTCGTCTCGATCCCGGCGCTGCTGGTGGCCGGCTCCGTCCTGCTGGCCGTGTTCCTCGTGCTGCAGGCGCTGCGTCAGGACCGCGAGCCGCTGATCCCGTTCGGCCTGTTCCACGACCGCAACTACTCGGTGATGAACGGCGTGGCGGGGCTGGTCGCCATCGGGATGGTGGGGACGTTCCTGCCGATCACCATCTATCTGCAGACGGTGCTCGGGCACACCGCGCTGGAGGCCGGCCTGACGCTCGCGCCGATGTCCGTCGTCTCGATGTTCGTGGCGCCGTTCGCGGGCCGGTTCTCCGACCGCGTCGGCGGCAAGTTCATCCTGATCGCGGGCCTCTTGCTCTATGGCGGCGGCGTGCTGTCCTTCGCCGTGGTCGCCACCGACACCGCGCAGTGGTGGCACTTCCTGCCGTCGCTGCTGGTGGCGGGGCTGGGGCTGGGGTGCATCTTCGCCCCCATGAACACCGTGGCGATGCGCGACGTGCCCGGACGGGTGGCCGGCGCGGCGTCCGGAGTGCTGAACACGAACCGTCAGCTGGGTCAGGTGGTGGGCAGTGCGGTCGTCGGAGCGGTGCTGCAAGGGCTGCTCGCGAGCCGCCTGCATTCCGAAGCCGTTGCGGCCGCAACGGCTTTGCCGCCGGACGCCCGGCAACCGTTCATCGACGGTTTCGCGGGGGCCGCTGAGGGAGGTCTGCAGGTCAGCGGCGCGGAAGGCGGAATTGACATGGCACTTCCACCGGGAGTTTCTCAAGAAGTCGCGGGAAAGATCGCCGAAATGGCACACGATGTGTTCATACAGGGCTATGTTGATGCAATGAAGCCGACGCTGATCGTTCCGGTCGCCGCCGTGGCATGTGGGGCACTGCTGTGTCTCGCAGTCAAGGGTGGACGAACGCGACGAGAAGCCGAGGTGGGTGGTGCCGGCACGCGGACGATCTCCGATGCCGGGTAG
- a CDS encoding DUF3073 domain-containing protein, protein MGRGRAKAKQTKVARRLKYQTLDTDFGALQRELGTDGDGDSHTDLDEVNDGEEYDEYSRYLDDDDDEPRRHAG, encoded by the coding sequence ATGGGGCGCGGCCGGGCCAAGGCCAAGCAGACAAAGGTCGCCCGTCGGTTGAAGTACCAGACTCTGGACACCGACTTCGGCGCTTTGCAGCGTGAGTTGGGCACCGACGGCGATGGCGATAGTCACACGGACCTCGACGAGGTGAACGACGGCGAGGAGTACGACGAGTACTCGCGCTACCTCGACGACGATGACGACGAACCCCGTCGTCACGCGGGTTGA
- a CDS encoding GNAT family N-acetyltransferase has protein sequence MHLSITRPSTSDEALALLCGARSELGTYIADRVVTEAHLVTAFAARKRRPEWVWAAVRDDRVVGRAAGYGGADNEQPWIVDLFELGAEPDRVEIMTALLRRAADDLHAGGLEQVELNLHPPADWRENPPPALTGLMTAAEAAGFELLVTRRGFRWTPAAGVPAVRDGRDGLRFEPVSGPGDPALADAYRRTFEGSLDAHTQRSLRTRDAAELAAEELADMVNYAGPSDGWRLAYDGDGALAGLVTGNSGARVVTGYVGVVPEQRGRGYARELLAWMTRWQAEHGADLVFGETDDANVPMGRAFEAVGFVQDSARIDLVSG, from the coding sequence ATGCACCTCAGCATCACCCGGCCCAGCACATCCGACGAGGCACTCGCGCTGCTGTGCGGCGCCCGGTCCGAGCTGGGCACGTACATTGCCGACCGCGTCGTCACCGAGGCGCATCTGGTCACGGCGTTCGCCGCCCGCAAGCGCCGTCCCGAGTGGGTCTGGGCCGCCGTCCGCGACGACCGCGTCGTCGGGCGGGCGGCCGGCTACGGCGGGGCCGACAACGAGCAGCCGTGGATCGTCGACCTGTTCGAGCTCGGCGCCGAGCCCGACCGCGTCGAGATCATGACGGCGCTGCTGCGGCGGGCCGCCGACGACCTGCACGCCGGCGGGCTCGAGCAGGTCGAGCTGAACCTGCACCCGCCGGCCGACTGGCGCGAGAACCCGCCACCCGCGCTGACCGGCCTCATGACGGCGGCGGAAGCGGCCGGGTTCGAGCTGCTGGTGACGCGCCGGGGGTTCCGCTGGACGCCGGCCGCCGGCGTCCCGGCCGTCCGTGACGGCCGTGACGGGCTGCGGTTCGAGCCGGTCAGCGGGCCCGGCGACCCCGCACTGGCCGACGCGTACCGGCGCACGTTCGAGGGCAGCCTCGACGCGCACACGCAGCGGTCGTTGCGCACCCGCGACGCCGCCGAGCTGGCCGCCGAGGAACTGGCCGACATGGTGAACTACGCCGGCCCGTCCGACGGCTGGCGGCTCGCCTACGACGGCGACGGCGCGCTGGCCGGGCTGGTCACCGGCAACAGCGGCGCCCGCGTCGTCACCGGCTACGTCGGCGTGGTGCCGGAACAGCGCGGCCGCGGGTACGCCCGCGAGCTGCTGGCCTGGATGACGCGCTGGCAGGCCGAGCACGGCGCCGACCTGGTCTTCGGCGAGACCGACGACGCGAACGTCCCCATGGGGAGGGCTTTCGAGGCCGTCGGGTTCGTCCAGGACAGCGCGCGCATCGATCTGGTGTCCGGCTGA
- a CDS encoding SH3 domain-containing protein gives MSQPRHGRSRHRRAKLAALTRLPALTRRRVALLAAPVVLAGAAVAGVTLWPDDAAVGDNATASMDLPEREESASRGQDRPELPSVTPNAAPTPTATPTPTPTPTPTPTPTPTPTPTPTPTPTPEPTVAGQLFVTAGLNVRTSPDLEAEVVTVLGSGAEVDITGATEGTWSQILLDGEPYWVATEYLAQEPPAEEPSGGISAAECESGSGVEDGLTQDAIRVHRAVCAVFPQVTSYGGLRSGDGGEHGSGRALDIMISGSVGDDIAAYVRENYRELGVSEVIWEQRIWTVERSSEGWRWMEDRGDATANHYDHVHVTVYGNEGTT, from the coding sequence GTGTCGCAGCCGCGTCATGGTCGGTCTCGTCATCGACGGGCCAAGCTGGCGGCGCTCACCCGTCTGCCCGCACTCACTCGGCGCCGGGTCGCCCTGCTGGCCGCGCCGGTGGTGCTGGCCGGTGCCGCCGTCGCCGGAGTCACGCTCTGGCCCGACGACGCCGCCGTCGGCGACAACGCCACCGCGTCGATGGACCTCCCGGAGCGCGAGGAGTCCGCGAGCCGCGGCCAGGACCGTCCGGAGCTGCCGTCGGTGACACCGAACGCGGCGCCGACGCCCACCGCGACGCCCACGCCCACGCCGACGCCGACCCCCACACCGACGCCGACTCCCACGCCCACCCCGACCCCGACTCCGACTCCCACACCGGAGCCGACGGTGGCCGGGCAGCTGTTCGTGACGGCCGGCCTGAACGTGCGCACCAGCCCCGACCTCGAGGCCGAGGTCGTCACGGTGCTCGGATCCGGCGCCGAGGTCGACATCACCGGCGCCACCGAGGGCACCTGGTCGCAGATCCTGCTCGACGGCGAGCCGTACTGGGTGGCCACCGAGTACCTGGCCCAGGAGCCGCCCGCCGAGGAGCCGTCCGGCGGCATCTCCGCCGCCGAGTGCGAGTCCGGCTCCGGCGTCGAGGACGGCCTCACCCAGGACGCCATCCGGGTGCACCGGGCTGTCTGCGCGGTCTTCCCGCAGGTGACGTCGTACGGCGGCCTCCGCTCCGGCGACGGCGGCGAGCACGGCAGCGGCCGCGCCCTGGACATCATGATCAGCGGCTCCGTCGGCGACGACATCGCGGCCTACGTCCGCGAGAACTACCGCGAGCTGGGCGTCAGCGAGGTCATCTGGGAGCAGCGCATCTGGACCGTCGAGCGCTCCTCGGAGGGCTGGCGCTGGATGGAGGACCGCGGCGACGCGACCGCGAACCACTACGACCACGTCCACGTCACCGTCTACGGCAACGAGGGCACCACCTGA
- a CDS encoding BldC family transcriptional regulator, whose translation MATRTQDAEPLLTPAEVAAMFRVDPKTVTRWAKAGKLTSIRTLGGHRRYRESEVRALLNGQGSAVERVEVGEL comes from the coding sequence ATGGCGACCAGGACACAAGACGCCGAGCCCCTCCTCACTCCTGCCGAGGTGGCGGCCATGTTCCGGGTGGATCCGAAGACGGTGACCCGGTGGGCCAAGGCCGGCAAGCTCACGTCGATCCGGACGCTCGGTGGCCACCGGCGGTACCGCGAGTCCGAGGTGCGTGCGCTGCTCAACGGGCAAGGGTCCGCAGTGGAGCGCGTCGAGGTCGGCGAGCTCTAA
- the purM gene encoding phosphoribosylformylglycinamidine cyclo-ligase: MSSSENAPSGATYASAGVDIEAGDRAVELMKEWVAKTRRPEVVGGLGGFAGLFDASALKAYRRPLLATSTDGVGTKVAVAQRMDVHDTIGFDLVGMVVDDIVVCGAEPLFMTDYIACGRVVPERTAAIVKGIAQACVMAGCALSGGETAEHPGLLGPDEYDVAGAVTGVVEADALLGAERVRAGDVVVAMASSGLHSNGYSLVRHVLLERAGWALERDVPELGRTLGEELLEPTRIYAQDCLALAAAVEVHAMSHVTGGGLAANLARVLPGTVTARLDRATWTPQPVFGLVGAVGEVSEPELEKTLNMGVGMVAVVAADAADAAVRLLTDRGVAAWIAGEVVGGDGSATLHGAYGG; this comes from the coding sequence GTGTCGAGCAGTGAGAACGCGCCCTCGGGTGCCACCTATGCCAGCGCCGGGGTCGACATCGAGGCCGGCGACCGCGCCGTCGAGTTGATGAAGGAGTGGGTCGCCAAGACCCGCCGCCCCGAGGTCGTCGGCGGGCTCGGCGGCTTCGCCGGCCTGTTCGACGCCAGCGCGCTCAAGGCGTACCGGCGGCCGCTGCTGGCCACCAGCACCGACGGCGTCGGCACGAAGGTCGCGGTGGCGCAGCGCATGGACGTCCACGACACCATCGGCTTCGACCTCGTGGGCATGGTCGTCGACGACATCGTCGTCTGCGGCGCCGAGCCGCTGTTCATGACCGACTACATCGCCTGCGGCCGCGTGGTCCCGGAGCGCACCGCCGCCATCGTCAAGGGCATCGCCCAGGCCTGCGTCATGGCCGGCTGCGCGCTCAGCGGCGGCGAGACGGCCGAACACCCGGGCCTGCTGGGTCCGGACGAGTACGACGTCGCCGGCGCCGTCACGGGCGTCGTGGAGGCCGACGCGCTGCTCGGCGCCGAGCGGGTGCGCGCCGGTGACGTCGTCGTCGCCATGGCGTCGTCGGGGCTGCACTCCAACGGCTACTCGCTGGTGCGGCACGTCCTGCTCGAGCGGGCGGGCTGGGCGCTGGAGCGCGACGTGCCGGAGCTGGGCCGCACGCTGGGCGAGGAACTGCTCGAGCCGACCCGCATCTACGCGCAGGACTGCCTGGCGCTGGCGGCCGCCGTCGAGGTGCACGCGATGTCGCACGTCACCGGCGGCGGGCTGGCCGCCAACCTGGCTCGCGTGCTGCCGGGCACCGTCACGGCCCGGCTGGACCGCGCCACCTGGACGCCGCAGCCGGTGTTCGGGCTGGTGGGAGCCGTCGGCGAGGTGTCGGAGCCGGAGCTGGAGAAGACCCTCAACATGGGCGTCGGCATGGTCGCCGTAGTGGCGGCCGATGCGGCCGACGCGGCGGTACGGCTGCTGACGGACCGAGGGGTGGCGGCGTGGATCGCCGGCGAGGTGGTCGGCGGCGACGGATCGGCGACGCTGCACGGCGCCTACGGCGGCTGA